The genomic window aatcaagcactTCTGTTGGCAGAGAATGTACATACCTTCactgtagtggtgtgtgtgtaatgtccATTTTAGCTGACTCAGAATCATATCACCTTGGAACTGGCACAAATGTGATGTTTCTTATCAGTTACATCCAAAGTGGGTTTATTGTCTGACATTTGTCATAAACTGCTATTTATTGACTGTGACTGTAATGAAGTAATTATGTGTGTAGTACTTGaattctagttttgtatttcattAAACTTTGAGGGTGTTTTATGGGTCTTCGTCATATGAATGTGAGGACCAGAGACTCCTCTATATGTCACTCAAACAATTGTGTCCGACCTCTATTTTTCAGTCCTTTTTTATGTGTGTACCATATTCGCATAATACTACCCGCTCACTGGTCTACTTTCAACCAAAAATGGTTATTTATCTCTTGCTATTTCTGTGTTGTGTCACGCACGCCCTGCCCCCCTCGTAGTGGAGTTCATTGTtcgtctcctctcccctgttAATATTAATAGCTAGCAGGCTGCAAAGTctgttttagctagctacattacttCTCGCAagaaagtaaaataaaaatacaacatACTTTTGAAAAAAGCTGGAATACAGAGATGAGTAAAAGGAAAGCGCCACAGGAATCCCCAAACGAGGGAATAGCAGACTTTCTTACAGTTAAGGGGCGTGCTAGCTACAAGCTAACGACACCTGGCTAGCACATATGAATAGGTTAGCTAGCTATAGTAGCTTCTTTGCTAGCTACCTTAATTTGCAACCAAATATAGCAAGCAATAGGTTAAGCAGATTGACATATTACTAGCTAGTATGTAAAACACGAATATAAACTTATTTCATTATTTAAAATGCTAACCCCTAGTACTAGTTGTAGTCCTCGTAATGTTTAGTTAGCTAATAGCTGTGTGGATGTAACGTAacaccccattccgtacaaatgtgaGTTTACGTTAGTTATGGGCTGTGTCAAACGTAATTGAAACCCCCTTTGCACAGCCTGTTAACGTGAGGTAAAACGTCAGCATCTGTGGTGATCATGGCTAATAGCCTGTGAAACCAACCAATATTCTCTGTTAGTTTCTTCAATATGCGAAGTCTGGGTGAGTATGATTCTATATTTGTTTCCTACTCTCCCAGAATTGACCAACTATGAGAGGAATGTCAACAGAGCTATCCAAAAGTACTGGTAGTAGTGTAGTGAAGGATGCAAGTGTCCCTTCACAACAGGCATCTGAATAAGTAATTCAGCCCCATGTTTACTCCCCCGTTACTCCCTCAATTACAGTGAATAACTATCTGTGTTGTGCTACAGTGTTTTTCAGGAAAGCAGCTTCAGTGATCTCCAAGTACCCCCAGAAGATCAAAAATGGAGAAGAGGCCAAGAAACTGGTGAAGGCATAGGTGTTGAGAAATAGGTGTCTCAGACAGTACAGTGCTGTTATAGCAGTGGTCGATGATTGACTTGAAAGCTCATCTGATGCTAGCTCAAGATGTACTCTTAAGGAGCCTACCATTACTCCTTAAGGTCCAAGGACCTTCCttgtatgttattttcagaggtagactgcactggcagccaaaacagccaaGTATTCCATCAGAACGTGAATAGATTATCAAAACCGATAtagttctagaaacataaagccctttactttcatatcacataaagataatttcacaaatgcaaaatatgtacttactgtacactgttttaacctGCAGCCAAacgtatttttcagtgacaacatgtTTCTTCCGGCTTTCTCCcgttacacacaggtgtttggcACAGGTGGTCCGTCTGTCTTCCGTAAACATGCACTGTAACTTGGAGATATGACTGTGTGGGAACACTAACGCtataaaggtgtgtatcaatttaatgttttggttgaaaaaaatatatatcttgccTTTATGAAAGAtaatatgaaagataaggtccttatgcttctAAAACTGTACCGCAAGCGATGCGTGTTAATGTTCATACTGAGCGTtagggctcttaacaaaactcctctgtacagaagacgccttcgtccaatgactcttaaaggtaatgtaatggaactgagagtcatgatcaaggacTAATCTGATGCCAGCCAATGCTCACCAGTAAAGTAGTGTAACAGTACACCATTATACTTCCGTTATACATTCTATTGTGTTCATCTATTTTAAATAGGAGGGAGTTGGAAAAGAGATCACTAAGAAGATAGATTACTTTTTACAAACAGGAACACTCAAGAAGTTGGAAAAGGAGAGTGTTTGAGGAATGACATTATCCTTCAAGCAAGATGCAGTCTGTCACTTCTTTGTCCAATGTGGCCACAATGCAAAGTGCATAAACGAAAGAAGATAATTATATTGTTAATTCCACTCAGTTTGATGCAGGCTAATGGATTGTGTTTATCTTCCCAGATTCGTAATGATGACACCAGCTCATCCAACTTCCTTACCAGAGTTACTGGTATTGGGTATGTCTATTGCTTTGTTTGTTAAACCCAATCACTGACCCCGTTTTCTAGCCCTTTGGTGGCAAACTCTTCGCGCGGAAAACTACTGTTCCACAGGATTTTGTTCCAGCCTTTATCGAACACACCTAACCAGTtaactctccctccttctccagtTCGGCTGCTGCCAGAAAGTTTTTTGATGAGGGAGTGAAGACCCTGGAAGGTTTGCTGAACTTTTAAAGCTACTTTTTACAGCACCTTGGATTTGAgatgatacaatgactgaggttaatgtgcagactgtcagctttaatttgagggtattttcattcatATTGGGTTACAAACTATCCTAttcccaagacatgctaacctttcaccattacATTAACGGGAGGTTATGTTATCATTTTTGGGGgaatgatatttatgcctctaactttctcagtcatcattattcacgattcattcaggattatcagTAATCATGGCAGCATCTacgttaatgtagaagtgtttagtaACATATTCTATTCCATATCGATTCatctcaaattaaagctgacagtctgcactttaacctcagtcattgtatcatttaaaatccaaagtgctggagtgcACAGACAAAACAAAGAacttgtcactgtcccaatacttttggagctcactgtatattaaCACTGTTGTGCTTTTAGATCTGAAGAAAATTTAACACAAGCTCAATCATCATCAGTAGATTGGACTCAAGTAAGTGTGAATCTCCTGTCAGTGGATCACTCTGCCTGCCCCAATGTAAGTCTTTTGCTAATGTTGTATGACCATCAATGGCTGGTGTCTCATACATTCCAATTGAAGTTTCCTGTGCATGCTTGGTGGCGTGTGTGTGAAGCTGCTCTGTGTTTGCGGTAGGTACTTTGAGGAGTTTGAGAAGAGGATTCCACGAGTTGAGATGACGaagatggaggtggaggtgggtgaTATTTGCTGTTGTGAATATTTTTTGATTAGAATGGAGTGTatttactgttactactgtcttACACTTTGTGTGTTTGTCCAGACCATTCATTCTGCAGGAGCTGGAGTTGCTGGATACTGAGTACATCAGGGCCATCTGTGGAAGCTACAGGAGAAGTGAGTCCTGACATGTAGTGGTGTACTTGGTGGTTTTTAGTATTAATAACTCTGTGTACTGTTTAGATGTGCATGTTTTATGTATGATCAAGGAAGTGATTGCAGTGGGAaggaaaatgttgtttttataaactagattattttatattttttgggtAATTTCCTAATTATTTATCTGTTCCTGCATTCTCTTCTACAGGTGCTGAATCCAGTGGGGATATTGAGATCTTGCTGACTCACCCAAACTACACCTCTATGGATGAGAAACAGGTGACCACCAAACTCCACAATACCTACTGCTGCTTTGGTACTGTAATGATTAATATACACTAAGGTACAGTTGACTCCTTATAAGTGGACATTGCACTTACCCAATCTCCATTTAAGTGCTTTACAGTTCACCAGTCCAAATACATTCTTATTtgccatgctttggtttagtgcATGCATTCATGACAGCCCAAGGGCATTGCATTCAACAGAAGACGACCTCTTATGACTTTCATATGCTCATCCCATACTTTCTTTGTTCTTCCTCTTCAAGCCCAAACTTCTCCATGCCGTGGTTGAACATTTTGAGTCCATTGGGTTCATTACAGACACACTGTCCAAAGGAGACACCAAATTCATGGTGAGGGCTGCGTGTGGCTAGCTAGCTGCAGGGAATATTGCTTTATCTGTTTCTTTAAAAGTGAAAGTAACTAAGATGTTTTGATTTGTAATGTAGTTTGTGCAGCAAGGGTCTGTACTGCTTTCACTTAACTAAATTGGAAGCAACCGTTCAAGCACATGGCTCACTGCTTATTTATGTGATAGTTACTCTCTCTAGTCACATTAGTCAGAATGTTTAtctattcaacctttattttacCTGGTCGACGACCTGGTCATTGATTTGATGGTTTCTGTCTCTAGGGAGTCTGCCAGCTGCAGCAAAATGATGATGATGGGGAGGAATATCTTCACAGGCGCATTGATATCAGGTGGATACCTAGTAACTAGTTACAAACGCACCTCATCACATGTTGTTCTGATGACTCCGTTACCTGAGGAAGGTCAGACAGAATGACATGGTGAAAGTGCTCCCTCTCATTAtatctatttgtcacatgcttcgtaaacaacaggtgtagactaacagtgaaatgtttacttacgggccgttcccaacaatgcagatcgAAAGAAAATAGAgcaataatagaaaagtaaaagcCGTGGTAATAAAGACaaaatgagtaatgataacttggctatatacacagggtaccagtactaagtcgatgtggaggggtacgaggtaattgaggtagatacagtaccagtcaaaagtttggacagacgtACTCATTCAAgaggttctttatttttactattttctatattgtagaatagtgaagacatcaaaactatgaaataacacatggaatcatgtagtaaccaaaaaaagtgctaaacaaatctaggggtggtatacagaagatagtccatattatgggaagaacagctcaaataagcaaagagaaacagctgtccatcattactttttaagacatgatggtcagtcaatctggaaaattcaagtgcagtctcaaaccatcaagctctataaTGAAACTGActgtcatgaggaccgccacaggaaaggaagacccagagttctctgctgcagaggataagttcatgagagttaactgcacctcagattgcagcccaaataaatgcttcagagttcaagtaacagacacatctcaacatcaactgttcagaggagacagtgtgaatcaggccttcattcttgaattgctgcatagaaaccacaactaaaccacaacactgtcagtgatttacagtcgtatgaaaaagtttgggcacccttgacaatttccatgatttccatttataaataatttggtgtttggatcagcaatttcattttgatctatcaaataactgatggacacagtaatatttcagtagtgaaatgaggtttattggattaacagaaaatgtgcaatatgcatcaaaacaaaattagacaggtgcataaatttgggcaccccaatagaaaaatcacatcaatatttagtagagcctccttttgctaaaataacagcctctagatgcttcctatagcctctaatgagtgtctggatgaaggtattttggaccattcctccttacataacatctccagttcagttaggtttgaAGGTTGCCAagcatggacagcccgcttcaaatcatcccacagattctcaatgatattcaggtctggggactgggatggccattccagaacattgtacttgttcctctgcataaatgcccgtgtagattttgagcagtgttttgggtcgttgtcttgttgaaatatccagACCCGGCataacttcaactttgtgactgattcttcaacattattcacaagaatctgctgatattgaatccatgcgaccctcaactttaacaagattcccagtaccggcactggccacacagccccacagcatgatggaacccccaccaGATTTTACTGtgcaagtgtttttcttggaacgctgtgttcttttgccaccatgcataacgtcccttgttatgaccaaataactcaatctttgtttcatcagtccacagcaccttattccaaaatgaagctggcttgtccaaatgtgcgtttgcatacctcaagcgactctgtttgtggcgtgtgtgcagaaaaggcctcttccgcatcactctcccatacagcttctccttgtgcaaagtgcgctgaattgttgaacgatgcacagtgacaccatctgcagcaagatgatgttgtaggtctttggaggtAGTCTGTGGGCTGGTTTCGACCGTTCTCACCGTCCTTCGCCTTTGCCTCTCtgatattttacttggcctgccacttctggccttaacaagaactgtgcctgtggtcttccatttcctcattatgttcctcacagtggacactgacagcttaaatctctgcgatagctttttgtagccttcctctaaaccataatgttgaacaatctttgttttcaggtcatttgagagttgttttgaggcccccatgttgccactcttcagaggagagtcaaagagaacaacaacttgcaattggccaccttaaatgccttttctcatgattggatgcacttgtctatgaagttcaaggcttaatgagctcaccaaaccaattgtgtgttccaattaatcagtgctaagtagttacaggtattcaaatcaacagaatgacaagggtgcccaaatttttgcatagcctatttttcacatctgatttaatttcatacaacttaatattgctacactaaaaaaactttgtctggacaataccccaggactcagcttttattagaaaatgaatggcatgccactgtgataattttctgtgacgacagagtaaattattatgcagcctcagaggggtgcccaaactttttcatatgACTGtatttagagttcaaggcacactttaccagcatggctaccacagcattctgcagcaatacgccatcccatctggtttgcgtttagtaggacaatcatttgtttttcaacaggacaatgacccaacacacctcgaggctgtgtaagggctatttgaccaagaaggcctCCACAATATCCCGACCTcaccccaattgagatgttttgggatgagttggaacgcagagtgaagtaaaagcagccaacaagggctcagcatatgtgggaactccttcaagattgttggaaaagcattccaggtgaagctggtagacactctagacccaaactgctacagacctatatctatcctaccctgtctttctaaggtcttcgaaagccaagttaacaaacagatcaccgaacatttcgaatcccaccgtaccttctccgctatgcaatctggtttccaagctggtcatgggtgcacctcagccacactcaaggtcctaaacgatatcataaccgccatcaataaaagacaatactgtgcacccgtattcatcgacctggccaaggctttcgactctgtcaatcaccacattcttatcggcagactcaacagccttggtttctcaaatgactgcctcgcctggttcacatactacttctctgatagagttcagtgtgtcaaatcggagggcctgttgtccggacctctggcagtctctatgggggtgccacagggttcaattctcgggccgactcttttctctgtatacatcaataatgtcgctcttgctgcaggtgattctttgatccacctctacacagacgacaccattctgtatacttctgacccttctttggacactgtgtcaactaccctccagacgagcttcaatgccatacaactctccttccatagcctccaactgctcttaaatgcaagtataactaaatgcatgctcttcaaccgatcgctgcccacacctgcccgcccgtccagcatcactactctggacggttctgacttagaatatgtggacaactacaaatacctaggtgtctggttagactgtaaactctccttccagactcacattaagcatctccaatccaaaattaaatctagaatcggcttcctatttcacaacaaagcatccttcattcatgctgccaaacatacccttgtaaaactgactatcctaccgatccttgacttcggcaatgtcatttacaaaatagcctccaacactactcagcaaattagatgcagtctatcacagtgccatccgttttgtcaccaaagccccatatactacccacaactgcgacctgtatgctctcgttggctggccctcgcttcatattcgctgccaaacccactggctacaggtcatctataagtctttgctaggtaaagccccgccttatctcagctcactggtcaccatagcaacacccacccgtagcacacgctccagcaggtatatttcactggtcaaccccaaagccaattcctcctttggctgcctttccttccagttctctgctgccaatgactggaacgaattgcaaaaatcactgaagttggagacttatatctccctcactaactttaagcatcagctgtcagaacagctcacagatcattgcacctgtacatagcccatctgtaaatagcccatccaactacctcatccccatattattattattttttctcctttgcacaccagcatctctacctctatctgcacatctatcactccagtgtttaattgattaattgtaattacttctccactacggcctatttattgccttaccttccttatcttacctcatttgcccacactgtatatagatgttttctcttgtgttattggctgtatgtttgtttattccaaggtgtaactctgtgttgtgtcgcactgctttgctttatcttggccaggtcgcagttgtaaatgagaacttgttctcaactagtttacctggttaaataaaggtgaaataaaataccaATAAAAATATCTCTGTCATTAACTGGTGGGTTAGCCAGCAGTTCATGTCTGTTTCTCTGTGGTTGTAGGTATGGCCGGAGAGCCTCTGGTGGTAGACAGTGAGAAGGACATATTTTACTACATCTAGTGGAAATACAGAGAGCATAAATAGCACAGCGAGTGAAAGGAGGGGCTAAAAATACACTTTTTATCCCCACATGATTTACCTTCAAAGGCTGAaaattgtgtgtgttttagggCTTCTATATATTTTGGTGTTTGTTTTCCCAGGAGGGAAAAATAGGACAAAACCTTTAGGTTTCTCCCACAGTCCCACTGACTTTTTATACCAGGAAATATATATTGAAGTGAACTCTATCAGTGTTCATGAAATCACTGGTAAATGCAATGATTCTTTGAGAAGGAAATATGCTTTAGATTGTCAACACATTTAGAGCTTCAAACACACTTTACCTCATTATATGCATGATCTGGTTTTTGATTGCCAGTGATTTCTACAGTCTCTGACAATGCCAAGAGTAAGACCAGAATAATTTTTTACAGTGCTCTCACTCAGCATAAACATGCAAATATTTGTATTGATGGTGCTAAATTAATAACGTATCATGTGTATCAAACAGCAACACAGTTTGTCAGTCTGTTTCTGCTTGTCGCTGGCTTGTTTGGCTAGCTAGGCAACAATGTTGCCTTGACTTCAGAAACACTGGCTAAAGCATAGGGCTACTGACAGATCTTTTCACAAaaatgatcagattaatattgccattgagaaaattccaaataaaacgagacatgacctttttcaaggtcagtctcgcaaaaagacgcattcttgcgttctaactacccgctattcaaagcgctctgaacaaattaagggaatcgttcacaaacattggcacatacTAAAATCCGATGATAgtctcggtaatgtgttttcggaccttcccttggttgtattctcgcggggcagaaatctcagagaccaattggtacactctgatttaccaccccaagatattcctgaacaacgtctatttgcgccactactggatggaaattacaagtgtaatgtctgtgctcaatgcaatggcacttataaatgtagatccttcaaacataCTCAAACAGGGAAatcgatcccaatcaaaggtgttatcacgtgcaccactaaggcagttatttatcttataacttgtccttgtggtaaaaattatgCGGGTAAAACAAatcgtgaattaaaagtacgtatctcagagcatcgtagcaccattaggtgcaaaaatttgacttacccagttgcggcccactttttggaagcaaaccactcgatttcgtctctgcgttatattggcatcgaacatgtcaccctcccgaggagagggggtgacctcgacaatttattgttaaaacgagaggctgcctggatctttaacttaaagacccttgctcccttcggtctcaacgtagactttgatctgaagccattcttgtga from Salmo trutta chromosome 9, fSalTru1.1, whole genome shotgun sequence includes these protein-coding regions:
- the LOC115200290 gene encoding DNA polymerase beta-like, whose translation is RWRWRPFILQELELLDTEYIRAICGSYRRSAESSGDIEILLTHPNYTSMDEKQPKLLHAVVEHFESIGFITDTLSKGDTKFMGVCQLQQNDDDGEEYLHRRIDIRWIPSN